A region from the Onychomys torridus chromosome 22, mOncTor1.1, whole genome shotgun sequence genome encodes:
- the Rfc5 gene encoding replication factor C subunit 5 isoform X1, which translates to MAEVAQQQQQQPQQRPAAARARNLPWVEKYRPQTLADLISHQDILSTIQKFISEDRLPHLLLYGPPGTGKTSTILACAKQLYKDKEFGSMVLELNASDDRGIDIVRGPILSFASTRTIFKKGFKLVILDEADAMTQDAQNALRRVIEKFTENTRFCLICNYLSKIIPALQSRCTRFRFGPLTPELMVPRLEHVVEEENVDVSEDGMKALVTLSSGDMRRALNILQSTNMAFGKVTEETVYTCTGHPLKTDIANILDWMLNQDFTTAYRNIMELKTLKGLALHDILTEVHLFVHRVDFPSSVRIHLLTKMADIEYRLSVGTNEKIQLSSLIAAFQVTRDLIVSEA; encoded by the exons ATGgcggaggtggctcagcagcagcagcagcagccccagcagcGGCCCGCGGCGGCCCGCGCCCGGAACCTGCCCTG GGTTGAAAAGTACCGGCCACAGACCCTGGCCGATCTCATTTCTCATCAGGACATTCTGAGTACCA TTCAGAAGTTCATCAGTGAAGACCGTCTGCCGCACCTGCTTCTCTATGGCCCTCCGGGGACAGGAAAGACATCCACCATCCTGGCCTGTGCCAAGCAGCTGTACAAAGATAAAGAGTTCGGCTCCATGGTCTTGGAG CTGAATGCTTCCGATGACCGAGGAATAGATATCGTTCGGGGGCCCATCCTCAGCTTTGCCAGCACAAGGACCATCTTCAA GAAAGGGTTTAAGCTTGTGATCCTGGATGAAGCTGATGCCATGACTCAAGATGCCCAGAATGCCTTGAGACGAG TGATTGAGAAGTTCACAGAAAACACCAGGTTTTGCCTCATCTGTAACTATCTGTCCAAGATCATCCCTGCCTTGCAGTCAAGGTGCACAAGGTTCCGATTTGGCCCTCTGACGCCAGAGCTCATGGTTCCTCGCCTGGAGCATGTAGTGGAAGAGGAGAA TGTTGACGTAAGTGAAGACGGAATGAAAGCCCTCGTCACTCTGTCCAGTGGGGATATGCGAAGGGCTTTGAACATTCTGCAG AGTACCAATATGGCCTTTGGGAAGGTGACAGAAGAGACTGTCTACACCTGCACCGGGCATCCCCTCAAGACAGACATTGCCAACATTCTGGACTGGATGCTGAATCAAGACTTCACCACCGCCTACAGAA ACATCATGGAGCTGAAGACTCTCAAGGGCTTGGCTCTGCATGACATCCTGACCGAGGTTCACTTGTTTGTGCACAGAG TTGACTTTCCATCTTCGGTTCGGATACATTTATTGACCAAGATGGCAGACATCGA GTACAGACTGTCCGTGGGCACCAATGAGAAGATACAGCTGAGCTCCCTCATCGCTGCATTTCAAGTCACCAGAGACCTGATTGTCTCAGAGGCCTAG
- the Wsb2 gene encoding LOW QUALITY PROTEIN: WD repeat and SOCS box-containing protein 2 (The sequence of the model RefSeq protein was modified relative to this genomic sequence to represent the inferred CDS: substituted 2 bases at 2 genomic stop codons) — protein MTSPSPEEPLLLAELKPGRSHHFDWXSSCETXSVAFSPDGSWFAWSQEHCVVKLVPWPLEEQLIPKGFEAKSRSSKNDSKGRGSLKKKTLDCGQIVWGLAFSRWPSPPSRKLWAHHHPQVPDVSCLILATGLNDGQIKIWEVQTGLLLLNLSGHQDVVRDLSFTPSGSLILVSASRDKTLRIWDLNKHGKQIQVLSGHLQWVYCCSISPDCSMLCSAAGEKSVFLWSMRSYTLIRKLEGHQSSVVSCDFSPDSALLVTASYDTSVIMWDPYTGERLRSLHHTQLEPAMDDDVHMSSLRSVCFSPEGLYLATVADDRLLRIWALELKAPVAFAPMTNGLCCTFFPHGGVIATGTRDGHVQFWTAPRVLSSLKHLCRKALRSFLTTYQVLALPIPKKMKEFLTYRTF, from the exons ATGACGTCTCCTTCCCCAGAGGAACCGCTGCTGCTGGCTGAGCTCAAGCCCGGGCGTTCCCATCACTTTGACTGGTAGTCAAGCTGTGAGACCTGAAGTGTGGCCTTCTCTCCAGATGGTTCCTGGTTCGCCTGGTCTCAAGAACACTGCGTGGTCAAGCTGGTCCCCTGGCCATTGGAAGAGCAGCT CATCCCTAAAGGATTCGAAGCCAAAAGCCGAAGCAGCAAAAATGATTCAAAAGGACGAGGCAGCCTGAAGAAGAAGACACTAGACTGTGGTCAGATTGTGTGGGGGCTGGCCTTCAGCCGGTGGCCCTCTCCACCCAGCAGGAAACTCTGGGCACACCACCATCCCCAGGTGCCAGATGTCTCTTGCTTGATCCTGGCCACTGGTCTCAACGATGGACAGATCAAGATTTGGGAGGTGCAGACAG GGCTCCTGCTTCTGAATCTTTCTGGCCACCAAGATGTCGTGAGAGATCTGAGCTTCACACCCAGTGGGAGTTTGATTTTGGTTTCTGCATCCCGGGATAAGACTCTTCGAATCTGGGACCTGAACAAACATG GTAAGCAGATCCAGGTGTTATCTGGCCACCTGCAGTGGGTTTACTGCTGTTCCATCTCCCCCGACTGCAGCATGCTGTGCTCTGCTGCTGGTGAGAAGTCG GTCTTTCTGTGGAGCATGAGGTCCTACACACTCATCCGGAAGCTAGAAGGCCACCAGAGCAGTGTTGTCTCCTGTGActtctctcctgactcagccttgctCGTCACAGCTTCTTACGACACCAGCGTGATTATGTGGGACCCCTACACTGGCGAGAGGCTGAGGTCACTTCA TCACACCCAGCTGGAACCTGCCATGGACGATGATGTCCACATGAGCTCACTACGGTCTGTTTGCTTCTCTCCTGAAGGCTTGTACCTCGCTACAGTGGCAGATGACAG GCTCCTCAGGATCTGGGCTCTGGAACTGAAGGCTCCGGTTGCCTTTGCTCCTATGACCAATGGTCTCTGCTGCACATTCTTCCCACACGGTGGAGTTATAGCCACAGG GACAAGAGATGGTCATGTCCAGTTCTGGACTGCTCCCCGCGTCCTGTCTTCACTGAAACATTTATGCAGGAAAGCACTGCGAAGTTTCCTGACAACATACCAAGTCCTAGCACTGCCAATCCCAAAGAAGATGAAAGAGTTCCTCACATACAGGACTTTCTAG
- the Rfc5 gene encoding replication factor C subunit 5 isoform X2 produces the protein MVLELNASDDRGIDIVRGPILSFASTRTIFKKGFKLVILDEADAMTQDAQNALRRVIEKFTENTRFCLICNYLSKIIPALQSRCTRFRFGPLTPELMVPRLEHVVEEENVDVSEDGMKALVTLSSGDMRRALNILQSTNMAFGKVTEETVYTCTGHPLKTDIANILDWMLNQDFTTAYRNIMELKTLKGLALHDILTEVHLFVHRVDFPSSVRIHLLTKMADIEYRLSVGTNEKIQLSSLIAAFQVTRDLIVSEA, from the exons ATGGTCTTGGAG CTGAATGCTTCCGATGACCGAGGAATAGATATCGTTCGGGGGCCCATCCTCAGCTTTGCCAGCACAAGGACCATCTTCAA GAAAGGGTTTAAGCTTGTGATCCTGGATGAAGCTGATGCCATGACTCAAGATGCCCAGAATGCCTTGAGACGAG TGATTGAGAAGTTCACAGAAAACACCAGGTTTTGCCTCATCTGTAACTATCTGTCCAAGATCATCCCTGCCTTGCAGTCAAGGTGCACAAGGTTCCGATTTGGCCCTCTGACGCCAGAGCTCATGGTTCCTCGCCTGGAGCATGTAGTGGAAGAGGAGAA TGTTGACGTAAGTGAAGACGGAATGAAAGCCCTCGTCACTCTGTCCAGTGGGGATATGCGAAGGGCTTTGAACATTCTGCAG AGTACCAATATGGCCTTTGGGAAGGTGACAGAAGAGACTGTCTACACCTGCACCGGGCATCCCCTCAAGACAGACATTGCCAACATTCTGGACTGGATGCTGAATCAAGACTTCACCACCGCCTACAGAA ACATCATGGAGCTGAAGACTCTCAAGGGCTTGGCTCTGCATGACATCCTGACCGAGGTTCACTTGTTTGTGCACAGAG TTGACTTTCCATCTTCGGTTCGGATACATTTATTGACCAAGATGGCAGACATCGA GTACAGACTGTCCGTGGGCACCAATGAGAAGATACAGCTGAGCTCCCTCATCGCTGCATTTCAAGTCACCAGAGACCTGATTGTCTCAGAGGCCTAG